CTATAAGCAAAAACTAAAGGCCACAAAAATAAAAATCCAAGATATTTGAACTGGCGTTTTAAAACCAGATACAAAAAGGTTGCTACAGCCATAGTATTGGCGGCATGACCAGAGAAAAAGCTGTATGATTTTCTAACCTGAACAACACGTATAAATGAATTGATTTCCGGATTATTGCAAGGGCGCAGACGCTCAAATGTGTGCTTAAACAAATTACAGGTCTGATCGGTAAAAGCGATCAAAACTGCTATAAAAAGTAGTAAGTACAAGGTTTGTTTACCTCCTATTTTTTTATAAATAAGATAAAAAACCAATAAAAAAATGGGAGTCCAATACCACTGATTTGTAATAATCAGCCAAAGTTTATCATATGTCTCAGAACCTAAACCATTCAGATACACAAAAAGATTGGTATCTAATTCCTTTATTTTTTCAAGCATATTACATTTGGCGTTTTATAGGTCCTGAAAGCGAATCAATATCTTCTTTTACTTTGTCAATTTCTGTTGCTGTGTTACCCAGCAAGTTACCAGAATCTCCTAAAATATTTGATTTTGCATCGTTGATTTGAGCATTAATATTTCCTGTAATATCAGTAAGGGATTTTGTATCAAGACCATTAGCCTCTGCTCCTTTTTGAATTTCACTTTTAATATCGTTAGTTGCATTTTTTAATTGTGCCATTGCTTTTCCCATTGTACGGGCGATTTCTGGTACTTTATCAGACCCAAAAAGCATTAGTACTATAAACAGTATGAAAACTAATTCTCCTCCTCCTATACCGAACATATCTTTTATTTTTATGTGCCACAAAGATATTAAATTTTGCAGCGTAGAGTTTTAAAATTTACTTAAAAAAAAAAGACTCTTTTCAGAGTCTTTTTTGCTTTATATTTAGTCAAATTTTGACTTTTGTTCCACTTTTGGCCAGGAATTATTAGTCACATCAATGTCAGCAGTCAATAACTTTGGATCAATTTGTATGCTTTTTATTGCTTTTGAAGTTGCATAAACTTTCTTGGCAGTATCATTATTTTTTCTCCAAATTTGCGCCGGATACTGATAATTGTCTTTTGAGCCATCTTCATAAGTGATCTCCACTAAAATTGGCATAATCATTCCTCCTGGTTTATTAAACTCAACTTCATAGAAATACTTAGGCGATTTTAAACTTGCTTTCTCTTCACTTGTAAACGTTTTTTCTACATAGTCTGCTAAAGTTTTTACGTCTTCAACTTTCAATGGTTTTTTACTAGAATCGCTAACTTCTGCATTGTCTCCTGCTACTAAATAAACAAAAGGGCCTTTATCAAAACCAAAACGTCCTTTTTTAACTTTTACATCTTTAATATCTGTTGTTGGAGTTTCAGAAACATAATACTGTTTAACCTCTTTAATTCCGATATCTACAAAATCAGTTGAATAAAACCATCCTCTAAAAAACCAATCTAAATCAACTGCCGAAGCGTCTTCCATTGTTCTAAAGAAATCTTCCGGAGTTGGATGTTTAAATTTCCATCTGTTTGCATAGGTTCTGAAAGCGTAATCAAACAACTCTCTTCCCATAACAACTTCTCTTAAAATATTAAGTCCTGTAGCCGGTTTTCCGTAAGCGTTATTTCCGAATTGATGAATTGTCTCAGAGTTTGACATAATTGGCTCCAAAAACTTCTGATCACCACTCATATAAGGAACAATATTTTTAGCAGGACCACGTCTTGACGGAAAGTTAGGATCTAATTCCTGTTCTGCTAAATATTGCAGAAACGAGTTCAAACCTTCATCCATCCAGGTCCATTGACGCTCATCAGAGTTTACAATCATAGGAAAGAAAGTATGTCCCACCTCATGAATAATAACACCAACCATTCCGTTTTTAACTTCTTTACTGGTTACTCCATTTTCATCAGGGCGACCATAATTCCAGCAAATCATAGGATATTCCATCCCCTGATCCTCTGCAGAAACCGAAACAGCCTTTGGATAAGGATAATCAAAAGTATGTGATGAATAGCTTTTAAGAGTATGCGCTACAGTCATTGTAGATGTTTCTCCCCAAAGTGGATTTGATTCCTTAGGATAAACCGATTCTGCCATTACGACTTTACCGCCCAATTTAACAGCCATTGCATCGTAAATGAATTTTCTTGAAGAAGCAATTCCGAAATCGCGTACATTTTTTGCACTGAATTTCCATGTTTTTTTCTTTTCAGAGAAACCTTTTTCTGCTGCTTCAGCTTCAGCCTGAGTTACAATTACAACTGGTTTATCAAATGATTTCTGAGCCTGCTCATAACGTTTTACCTGTTCAGCAGTAAAAACTTCGCTTCTGTTCATTAACTCCCCCGTTGCATCAATTACATGATCAGCAGGAACTGTAATATTTACATCAAAATTTCCAAACGGAAGAGCAAATTCTCCACTTCCCCAAAACTGCATATTTTGCCATCCTTCAACATCATTATAAACTGCCATTCTAGGATAGAATTGTGCAATTACATATAATTTATTCCCGTCTTTTTCGAATAATTCATAACCTGAACGCCCGCCTTCTTTTCTATAATTATTAATATTGTACCACCACTTTATTGCCATAGAAATCTTTTCTCCCGGTTTTAAAGGAGTTGCAAGATTAATACGCATCATAGTTTCGTTGATTGTATATGACATTGGATTTCCTTTAGCATCTTTTACCTGCTCAATATTAAATCCGCGTTCTAAATCTTTTTTCAAATATTTACCTGAAAAACCATCAAGCGGTAAAACCTGATTGATTTTTTCACTTTCTGCTAAAGTGCTTTGCGTATTGGCTTTGGCCTGATTTTGATCCAGCTGAATCCATAAGTATTCTAAACTGTCAGGAGAATTATTTGAATACGTAATAACTTCAGAACCTGTTATTTTAGAGTTTTTATCGTCTAATTCAATATCAATTTTATAATCTGCCTGCTGTTGATAATATGCAGGACCAGGTGCTCCAGATGCTGTACGAAACATATTTGGTGTCGCCAACAAATCGTACATCTGGCTAAATTTGTTCGTATCGTATTTTCCTTGCTGTTTTGGAGCAACAGGAGTAGTTGTTTTTTCCTGAGCTAGTAGCATAGCCGGAAAAAGTAAGAATAATGAAAGCTTTTTCATAAAAATTTAATGGTAATTTAAACAGACGGTGAAAATAACAATTAAAACAACAATTTTATGTTTTCACTAGTACTTTAACAGTTCTTTCCTCGAGGATTCTGTAAAAAGTACACTCTTTTTAGTATTGAATGCTGAAATATGCGTAATGTTTTGCTGTTCCGCATTCCAATCTACTAAAATTGAGTTTGAAATTTCAAGTGTTTTAAATTTATCTACATCTTTTACTCTGGAATAACAAACCAAAACATCATTTGACTCTACTTCTTTAAACAAAAAAGTAATTACTTTAGTCTGACCGTTTATTTTAATTGCAAAATTTTCAGTAAGATATTTTTTTAACAATTCGATATCTTCCGGAGTTTCTTTATCAGTACCT
The sequence above is drawn from the Flavobacterium sp. N2038 genome and encodes:
- a CDS encoding M1 family metallopeptidase, with protein sequence MKKLSLFLLFPAMLLAQEKTTTPVAPKQQGKYDTNKFSQMYDLLATPNMFRTASGAPGPAYYQQQADYKIDIELDDKNSKITGSEVITYSNNSPDSLEYLWIQLDQNQAKANTQSTLAESEKINQVLPLDGFSGKYLKKDLERGFNIEQVKDAKGNPMSYTINETMMRINLATPLKPGEKISMAIKWWYNINNYRKEGGRSGYELFEKDGNKLYVIAQFYPRMAVYNDVEGWQNMQFWGSGEFALPFGNFDVNITVPADHVIDATGELMNRSEVFTAEQVKRYEQAQKSFDKPVVIVTQAEAEAAEKGFSEKKKTWKFSAKNVRDFGIASSRKFIYDAMAVKLGGKVVMAESVYPKESNPLWGETSTMTVAHTLKSYSSHTFDYPYPKAVSVSAEDQGMEYPMICWNYGRPDENGVTSKEVKNGMVGVIIHEVGHTFFPMIVNSDERQWTWMDEGLNSFLQYLAEQELDPNFPSRRGPAKNIVPYMSGDQKFLEPIMSNSETIHQFGNNAYGKPATGLNILREVVMGRELFDYAFRTYANRWKFKHPTPEDFFRTMEDASAVDLDWFFRGWFYSTDFVDIGIKEVKQYYVSETPTTDIKDVKVKKGRFGFDKGPFVYLVAGDNAEVSDSSKKPLKVEDVKTLADYVEKTFTSEEKASLKSPKYFYEVEFNKPGGMIMPILVEITYEDGSKDNYQYPAQIWRKNNDTAKKVYATSKAIKSIQIDPKLLTADIDVTNNSWPKVEQKSKFD
- a CDS encoding DUF6702 family protein, whose translation is MRNRFFYPIIGILFLSLSAFAFHKFYVGVFQVNYAAEKKMIQITSRIFIDDLNNGLEKKYHKKAFVGTDKETPEDIELLKKYLTENFAIKINGQTKVITFLFKEVESNDVLVCYSRVKDVDKFKTLEISNSILVDWNAEQQNITHISAFNTKKSVLFTESSRKELLKY
- a CDS encoding phosphatase PAP2 family protein is translated as MLEKIKELDTNLFVYLNGLGSETYDKLWLIITNQWYWTPIFLLVFYLIYKKIGGKQTLYLLLFIAVLIAFTDQTCNLFKHTFERLRPCNNPEINSFIRVVQVRKSYSFFSGHAANTMAVATFLYLVLKRQFKYLGFLFLWPLVFAYSRIYLGLHYPGDILTGYFFGALFGSLIYLVYRKLKPQYFPG
- a CDS encoding twin-arginine translocase TatA/TatE family subunit produces the protein MFGIGGGELVFILFIVLMLFGSDKVPEIARTMGKAMAQLKNATNDIKSEIQKGAEANGLDTKSLTDITGNINAQINDAKSNILGDSGNLLGNTATEIDKVKEDIDSLSGPIKRQM